A window of Longispora fulva contains these coding sequences:
- a CDS encoding oxygenase MpaB family protein, with product MSSELFGPRSVTWQLHADPAMWVAGVSALFLQALHPLAVRGVVRLSDFRDDPLGRLKRTASFVSVSTYGTASQAEEAGARVRRIHAALKVPLPDGGKHPVDDPELLRWVHCAEVASYVDIVRRAGFPVTDRHVDLYLTEQRRSAALVGLDPETVPGTWADMTAYFARMRPALARTTESDEIYDFLTTPPVNPPMRAGWWPVARVAYALLPPWAIAIYGRPAWSPAQAERRLRALRRTAKLIPDRLRWRIPTGNILRAVERLGPEATPSPRNLP from the coding sequence GTGAGTTCCGAACTGTTCGGCCCGCGCAGCGTCACCTGGCAGCTGCACGCCGACCCCGCCATGTGGGTCGCCGGCGTCAGCGCCCTCTTCCTCCAGGCCCTGCACCCCCTGGCCGTCCGAGGCGTCGTCCGGCTGTCCGACTTCCGGGACGACCCCCTCGGCCGGCTGAAGCGGACCGCCAGCTTCGTCAGCGTCTCCACCTACGGCACCGCTTCCCAGGCCGAGGAGGCCGGCGCCAGGGTCCGCCGGATCCACGCCGCGCTCAAGGTCCCGCTGCCCGATGGCGGGAAGCACCCGGTGGACGACCCGGAGCTGCTGCGCTGGGTGCACTGCGCGGAGGTGGCCTCCTATGTGGACATCGTTCGCCGGGCGGGGTTTCCGGTCACCGACCGGCACGTCGACCTCTACCTCACCGAACAGCGCCGGTCGGCGGCCCTCGTCGGCCTCGACCCCGAGACCGTGCCCGGCACCTGGGCCGACATGACCGCCTACTTCGCGCGGATGCGCCCCGCGCTGGCCCGGACGACGGAGTCCGACGAGATCTACGACTTCCTCACCACCCCACCGGTGAACCCGCCGATGCGGGCGGGCTGGTGGCCGGTGGCCCGGGTGGCGTACGCGCTGCTGCCGCCCTGGGCCATCGCGATCTACGGCCGCCCGGCCTGGAGTCCGGCCCAGGCCGAACGCCGGCTGCGCGCGCTGCGCCGGACGGCGAAGCTGATCCCCGACCGGCTGCGCTGGCGGATCCCGACCGGCAACATCCTGCGCGCCGTCGAGCGCCTGGGCCCGGAAGCGACCCCGTCGCCGAGGAACCTGCCCTAG
- a CDS encoding NPCBM/NEW2 domain-containing protein, translating to MLRKLSVLALLAGLIAVPLAPAGPAAAVGNGLALTPQMGFNNWNSTHCRAEFNEAMVKGTADLFVSSGLKAAGYQYVNLDDCWALPNRDSAGNLVPDPVRFPHGIKAVADYVHSKGLKFGVYSSAGTKTCDSLGFPGGLDHETADANLWASWGVDYLKYDNCNNAGVDAQVRYKKMRDALAATGRPILYSICEWGSNQPWNWAADVGNSWRTTGDISDNWSSMVSILHQNEALAPYAKVGAWNDPDMLEVGNGGMTDTEYRSHFSLWSMMAAPLLIGSDLRTASASTMTILTNTDIIALDQDSLGKQATVVATGVYAKPLANGDRGVALFNESATAKTMSTTAAAVGIGGATSYTVKDLWSKATSTGTGTFTATVPAHGTVVYRVTPGSPVPPPTGISQLSDLSWRSATNGWGPVERDRSNGEQAPGDGRTLTIGGTTYAKGLGTHAASEIVYHLGGTCTTFTADVGVDDEVGVTGSVTFQVYRDTTLVADSGPVTYADAAKRLTAGLAGGQQLRLVVTDAGNGIGYDHADWANPKIACGPGPGAGAHPLSDLTWSSASNGWGPVEKDLSNGERAAGDGRALTVGGVGYAKGLGVHATSDIVYYLAGGCSTLTVDVGVDDESGNNGSVAFQVYRDGTLVADSGVVRGTGDPVHLTADVTGGQELRLTVTNGGDTVDYDHADWGGPVLTC from the coding sequence ATGCTTCGAAAACTGTCGGTACTGGCGCTCCTCGCCGGGCTGATCGCGGTGCCCCTCGCGCCCGCCGGTCCGGCCGCCGCCGTGGGCAACGGGCTGGCCCTCACTCCGCAGATGGGGTTCAACAACTGGAACTCGACCCACTGCCGCGCCGAGTTCAACGAGGCCATGGTCAAGGGGACCGCCGACCTGTTCGTGTCCTCCGGCCTCAAGGCCGCTGGCTACCAGTACGTGAACCTGGACGACTGCTGGGCGCTGCCGAACCGCGACTCCGCCGGCAACCTGGTGCCCGACCCGGTCCGGTTCCCCCACGGCATCAAGGCCGTCGCCGACTACGTGCACTCCAAGGGCCTCAAGTTCGGCGTCTACTCCAGCGCCGGCACGAAGACCTGCGACTCGCTGGGATTCCCCGGCGGGCTCGACCACGAGACGGCCGACGCCAACCTGTGGGCGTCGTGGGGGGTGGACTACCTCAAGTACGACAACTGCAACAACGCCGGGGTCGACGCGCAGGTCCGGTACAAGAAGATGCGCGACGCCCTCGCCGCCACCGGCCGGCCGATCCTGTACAGCATCTGCGAGTGGGGCTCCAACCAGCCGTGGAACTGGGCGGCCGACGTCGGCAACTCGTGGCGCACCACCGGCGACATCTCCGACAACTGGTCGAGCATGGTGTCGATCCTGCACCAGAACGAGGCGCTGGCCCCGTACGCGAAGGTCGGCGCGTGGAACGACCCCGACATGCTCGAGGTGGGCAACGGCGGGATGACCGACACCGAGTACCGCAGCCACTTCAGCCTCTGGTCGATGATGGCCGCCCCGCTGCTGATCGGCTCGGACCTGCGCACCGCGAGCGCCTCGACGATGACCATCCTGACCAACACGGACATCATCGCCCTCGACCAGGACTCCCTCGGCAAGCAGGCGACCGTCGTGGCCACCGGCGTCTACGCCAAGCCGCTCGCCAACGGGGACCGGGGCGTGGCCCTGTTCAACGAGAGCGCCACGGCGAAGACGATGAGCACGACGGCCGCGGCGGTGGGGATCGGCGGGGCGACGTCGTACACGGTGAAGGACCTGTGGTCGAAGGCGACCAGCACCGGCACCGGCACGTTCACCGCCACGGTCCCGGCGCACGGCACGGTCGTCTACCGGGTCACCCCCGGCAGTCCCGTCCCGCCGCCCACCGGGATCTCGCAGCTGTCCGACCTGTCCTGGCGCAGCGCCACCAACGGCTGGGGCCCGGTCGAACGCGACCGCAGCAACGGCGAACAGGCCCCCGGCGACGGGCGCACCCTGACCATCGGCGGCACGACCTACGCCAAGGGCCTCGGCACCCACGCCGCCAGCGAGATCGTCTACCACCTCGGCGGCACGTGCACCACGTTCACCGCCGACGTGGGCGTCGACGACGAGGTCGGCGTCACCGGCTCGGTCACCTTCCAGGTGTACCGCGACACCACCCTGGTCGCCGACAGCGGCCCGGTCACCTACGCCGACGCCGCCAAACGCCTGACCGCCGGCCTCGCCGGTGGCCAGCAACTCCGGCTCGTCGTCACCGACGCCGGCAACGGCATCGGCTACGACCACGCCGACTGGGCCAACCCGAAGATCGCCTGCGGCCCCGGCCCCGGCGCGGGCGCCCACCCGCTGTCCGACCTCACCTGGAGCAGCGCCAGCAACGGCTGGGGCCCGGTGGAGAAGGATCTCAGCAACGGCGAGCGGGCCGCCGGCGACGGGCGCGCCCTGACCGTGGGTGGCGTCGGCTACGCCAAGGGCCTCGGGGTCCACGCCACCAGTGACATCGTGTACTACCTCGCCGGCGGCTGCTCCACCCTCACCGTCGACGTCGGCGTGGACGACGAGTCGGGCAACAACGGCTCGGTCGCCTTCCAGGTGTACCGGGACGGAACGCTCGTCGCCGACAGCGGCGTCGTGCGGGGGACCGGTGACCCGGTGCACCTCACCGCAGACGTCACCGGAGGCCAGGAACTGCGCCTCACGGTCACCAACGGCGGGGACACCGTCGACTACGACCACGCGGACTGGGGCGGCCCGGTTCTTACCTGTTGA
- a CDS encoding DUF4126 domain-containing protein has translation MLEALTGTGLAASAGLNAYIPLLLVGLLGRYTDLITLPQSWSWLSNGWVLVILGVLLLIEVVADKVPVVDSVNDVVQTVVRPTAGGLAFGAASTSETVSVQDPGSFFSGHQWVSIVLGIFVALVVHGIKSLARPLLNAMSIGVAAPVVSTAEDFTSVVMSLVAIIVPILVLLCLAGLFVAAWWLLNRRRLRRTSG, from the coding sequence ATGCTCGAAGCCCTCACCGGCACGGGCCTGGCGGCGTCGGCCGGGCTGAACGCGTACATCCCGCTGCTCCTCGTGGGCCTGCTCGGGCGGTACACCGACCTGATCACGCTGCCGCAGAGCTGGAGCTGGCTGTCCAACGGCTGGGTGCTGGTCATCCTCGGGGTGCTGCTGCTGATCGAGGTCGTGGCCGACAAGGTGCCGGTGGTCGACAGCGTCAACGACGTGGTGCAGACCGTGGTCCGGCCGACGGCCGGCGGGCTGGCGTTCGGGGCGGCGTCCACGTCGGAGACCGTGAGCGTGCAGGACCCCGGCTCGTTCTTCAGCGGCCACCAGTGGGTGTCGATCGTGCTGGGCATCTTCGTGGCGCTGGTCGTGCACGGCATCAAGTCGCTGGCCCGGCCGCTGCTGAACGCGATGTCGATCGGGGTGGCCGCGCCCGTGGTGTCCACGGCTGAGGACTTCACCAGCGTCGTGATGTCCCTGGTCGCGATCATCGTGCCGATCCTGGTGCTGCTGTGCCTGGCCGGGTTGTTCGTCGCGGCGTGGTGGCTGCTGAACCGGCGCAGGCTCCGCCGGACATCTGGCTAG
- a CDS encoding TMEM175 family protein: MSTLYHRIAAGSLDRLAALSDGVFAVAITLLVLDIKVPVSEAVHEQRPLWETGAVRSEHELWVALAHLAPRLLPYLMSFVTLGMFWVGQQTQLNHFARSDRRLTWIHLAFLSGVTLMPFSTALLAEFITFRLALFVYWLNLLLLGAVLFASLRYARRAGLAKPDAEPRAFAAQERRIVTYQALYAASLLLCVVNTYLSIAMIMLLQLNSAIAPRIWPLNRI, encoded by the coding sequence ATGTCCACGCTGTACCACCGGATCGCCGCCGGCAGTCTGGACAGACTCGCGGCGCTGAGCGACGGGGTGTTCGCGGTGGCGATCACCCTGCTCGTCCTGGACATCAAGGTGCCGGTCTCCGAGGCGGTGCACGAGCAGCGGCCCCTGTGGGAGACCGGTGCGGTGCGTTCGGAGCACGAGCTGTGGGTGGCGCTGGCGCACCTGGCGCCGAGGCTGCTGCCGTACCTGATGAGCTTTGTGACCCTGGGCATGTTCTGGGTCGGCCAGCAGACCCAGCTCAACCACTTCGCCCGCAGCGACCGGCGGCTGACGTGGATCCACCTCGCGTTCCTCAGCGGGGTGACCCTGATGCCGTTCTCCACCGCGCTGCTGGCCGAGTTCATCACGTTCCGGCTGGCCCTGTTCGTGTACTGGCTCAACCTGCTCCTGCTGGGCGCGGTGCTGTTCGCCAGCCTGCGCTACGCCCGGCGCGCCGGCCTCGCGAAGCCGGACGCCGAGCCGCGGGCGTTCGCGGCCCAGGAGCGCAGGATCGTGACGTACCAGGCGCTCTACGCGGCCAGTCTGCTGCTGTGCGTGGTGAACACCTACCTCAGCATCGCGATGATCATGCTGCTCCAGCTCAACTCCGCGATCGCGCCCCGGATCTGGCCACTGAACCGGATCTAG
- a CDS encoding polysaccharide deacetylase family protein gives MRAPLTVVALLSCALLAGCGVAAAPAAGPSRVPLTTASPTPSPTPSPSPSPSPSPGAAPAGRPAPVVNFGKRTGNRVALTFDADLTADMRAKLRAGSVKSYANTRVLDVLEREKVPGTFFMSGMFVEEYPEFTRRLAANPTFELANHSFSHRGFTPNCYTLGQVPAGEMTGEVARTFQLLDGYGGRQTRFFRFPGLCHDPAALAAVGAQGVTVVDGDVVSGDPFATNPKAVSDAVLGKVRAGSIVIMHCTDVNAPVTDKALPAIIAGLRAKGLEPVVLSDLF, from the coding sequence GTGCGAGCACCCCTCACCGTCGTGGCCCTGCTGTCCTGCGCTTTGCTGGCCGGGTGCGGTGTCGCCGCCGCGCCGGCCGCCGGGCCGAGCAGGGTGCCGCTGACGACGGCTTCGCCCACCCCGTCGCCCACGCCCTCCCCGTCACCCAGCCCGTCGCCGAGCCCGGGGGCCGCCCCGGCCGGGCGGCCGGCTCCGGTGGTCAACTTCGGGAAGCGGACCGGCAACCGGGTCGCGCTCACCTTCGACGCCGACCTGACCGCCGACATGCGGGCCAAGCTGCGGGCCGGTTCCGTGAAGTCCTACGCGAACACCCGGGTGCTCGACGTGCTCGAGCGGGAGAAGGTGCCGGGCACGTTCTTCATGTCGGGCATGTTCGTGGAGGAGTATCCGGAGTTCACCCGCCGGCTCGCCGCGAACCCGACGTTCGAGCTGGCCAACCACTCGTTCAGCCACCGGGGGTTCACCCCGAACTGTTACACCCTCGGCCAGGTGCCGGCGGGGGAGATGACCGGCGAGGTGGCGAGGACCTTCCAACTCCTCGACGGGTACGGCGGCCGCCAGACCCGCTTCTTCCGCTTCCCCGGCCTGTGCCACGACCCTGCGGCGCTCGCCGCCGTCGGGGCCCAGGGGGTGACCGTCGTGGACGGTGACGTGGTCAGCGGCGATCCGTTCGCCACCAACCCGAAGGCGGTGTCCGACGCCGTCCTCGGCAAGGTGCGGGCCGGCTCTATTGTGATCATGCACTGCACGGACGTGAACGCACCGGTCACGGACAAGGCCCTGCCGGCCATCATCGCGGGACTGCGCGCGAAGGGGCTGGAGCCCGTGGTGCTGTCCGACCTGTTCTAG
- a CDS encoding aldehyde dehydrogenase family protein, whose amino-acid sequence MTPGVSVSGSPVVDGGHLVSTSPATGEEVGRFPVADAAAVAAAVARARDAADWWRDLGFDGRRKRLYAWRALITSRLDELTGIMHREGGKPIVDATAESAGAIDHIHWAAKHAKRVLRSRRVGGTLMQSEYTAHVEYQPYGVIGVIGPWNYPVFTPVGSIGYALAAGNTVVFKPSEYTPAVGQFLVDTFAEVVPEHPVFQIVHGLGDTGAALVTSGVDKIAFTGSTRTGKKVMAAAAETLTPVLLECGGKDAMIVDSDADLDAAAEAAVWGGLFNAGQTCIGIERVYAVDAVYDAFLAKVVAKAGKLTVGAEPGADIGPMTMPSQIDVVRRHIAAALADGGEAVLGGPEAVRPPFVHPTILVNVPETSEAVREETFGPTLTIARVRDVDEAVERSNAAHYGLAGAVFGKARAMATARRLRSGMTSINSTLSFAGIPSLPFGGVGDSGFGRIHGADGLREFARPKAIAKRWMPSLVKVLTFEKGPRDTKLTRLALRILHGRR is encoded by the coding sequence GTGGCCAGAGCGCGCGACGCCGCCGACTGGTGGCGCGACCTGGGCTTCGATGGCCGCCGCAAGCGGCTGTACGCCTGGCGGGCCCTGATCACCTCCCGGCTGGACGAGCTGACCGGGATCATGCACCGCGAGGGCGGCAAGCCGATCGTGGACGCCACGGCCGAGTCCGCCGGGGCCATCGACCACATCCACTGGGCGGCGAAACACGCCAAGCGGGTGCTGAGGAGCCGCCGGGTGGGCGGCACGCTGATGCAGTCGGAGTACACGGCGCACGTCGAGTACCAGCCCTATGGCGTGATCGGCGTGATCGGGCCGTGGAACTACCCCGTTTTCACCCCGGTCGGCTCCATCGGGTACGCGCTGGCGGCCGGCAACACCGTGGTGTTCAAGCCGAGTGAGTACACCCCGGCGGTCGGGCAGTTCCTCGTCGACACCTTCGCCGAGGTGGTGCCCGAGCATCCCGTGTTCCAGATCGTGCACGGGCTCGGGGACACCGGGGCCGCCCTGGTCACGTCCGGGGTGGACAAGATCGCGTTCACGGGCTCGACGCGTACCGGGAAGAAGGTCATGGCCGCGGCAGCGGAGACCCTGACGCCCGTGCTCCTGGAGTGCGGCGGCAAGGACGCCATGATCGTGGACTCCGACGCCGACCTGGACGCCGCCGCGGAGGCCGCCGTGTGGGGCGGCCTGTTCAACGCCGGCCAGACCTGCATCGGCATCGAGCGGGTCTACGCCGTCGACGCCGTCTACGACGCGTTCCTCGCCAAGGTCGTCGCCAAGGCCGGCAAGCTCACGGTCGGGGCCGAGCCGGGCGCCGACATCGGCCCGATGACCATGCCCAGCCAGATCGACGTCGTCCGCCGCCACATCGCCGCGGCGCTCGCCGACGGCGGCGAGGCCGTGCTCGGCGGCCCCGAGGCGGTCCGGCCGCCGTTCGTGCACCCGACGATCCTGGTGAACGTGCCGGAGACCTCCGAGGCCGTCCGCGAGGAGACCTTCGGCCCGACCCTGACCATCGCGCGGGTCCGGGACGTGGACGAGGCCGTCGAGCGGTCCAACGCCGCGCACTACGGGCTCGCCGGCGCCGTGTTCGGCAAGGCGCGGGCGATGGCGACGGCCCGGCGGTTGCGGTCCGGGATGACCTCGATCAACTCGACGCTGTCGTTCGCCGGGATTCCGTCGCTGCCGTTCGGCGGGGTCGGGGACTCCGGGTTCGGCCGGATCCACGGGGCGGACGGGCTGCGGGAGTTCGCCCGGCCGAAGGCGATCGCGAAGCGGTGGATGCCGTCGCTGGTGAAGGTGTTGACGTTCGAGAAGGGGCCGCGGGACACGAAGCTGACCCGGCTGGCGCTGCGGATCCTGCACGGGCGCAGGTAG
- the nucS gene encoding endonuclease NucS: MRLVIARCSVDYVGRLTAHLPMATRLLLIKADGSVSIHADDRAYKPLNWMSPPCRVEEAPGAWKVINKAGEELRITIEEVLHDTSHELGVDPGLRKDGVEAHLQILLADNPTAMGKDFTLVRREYPTAIGPVDLMCRDANGAHVAVEVKRRGEIDGVEQLTRYLELLNRDPLLAPVSGLFVAQEIKPQARVLANDRGIRCVTVDYDRLRGIEKDELTLF, translated from the coding sequence GTGCGTCTTGTCATCGCTCGGTGCTCGGTCGACTACGTCGGCCGCCTCACCGCACATCTCCCGATGGCCACGCGGCTGCTGCTGATCAAGGCGGACGGCTCCGTGTCCATTCACGCCGACGACCGGGCCTACAAGCCACTCAACTGGATGTCACCGCCGTGCAGGGTCGAGGAGGCCCCCGGCGCGTGGAAGGTGATCAACAAGGCCGGCGAGGAGCTGCGGATCACCATCGAGGAGGTCCTGCACGACACCTCCCACGAGCTCGGCGTCGACCCCGGGCTGCGCAAGGACGGCGTCGAGGCGCACCTGCAGATCCTGCTCGCCGACAACCCGACCGCGATGGGCAAGGACTTCACGCTGGTCCGCCGGGAGTACCCGACGGCGATCGGCCCCGTGGACCTGATGTGCCGGGACGCCAACGGCGCGCACGTCGCCGTCGAGGTCAAGCGGCGCGGCGAGATCGACGGCGTCGAGCAGCTGACCCGCTACCTCGAGCTCCTCAACCGCGACCCGCTACTCGCGCCAGTGTCCGGCCTGTTCGTCGCCCAGGAGATCAAGCCGCAGGCCCGGGTGCTCGCCAACGACCGGGGCATCCGGTGCGTGACCGTGGACTACGACCGGCTCCGCGGCATCGAGAAGGACGAGCTGACCCTGTTCTAG
- a CDS encoding methyltransferase domain-containing protein yields the protein MYTHGHHDSVLRSHRWRTAENSAGYLLRHLAPGQSLLDVGCGPGTITVDLAERVAPGRVVGVDASAEVLEEARALSEPAVGRVGGGGGAPAFVVGDVMALEFADASFDVVHAHQVLQHLADPVGALRELRRVSRGVVAARDADYAAMTWYPRVPALDDWLALYQRVARDNGGEPDAGRRLLSWARAAGFAEVTPGASVWCYATPEDRAWWGDLWADRMVDSALARQAVARGFAGEADLRAIASGWREWAGSPDGWFLVPHGEVLAWG from the coding sequence ATGTACACCCATGGGCACCACGACTCCGTGCTGCGTTCGCACCGCTGGCGCACCGCCGAGAACTCCGCCGGCTACCTGCTGCGGCACCTCGCCCCCGGACAGTCCCTCCTGGACGTCGGCTGCGGGCCGGGCACCATCACCGTCGACCTGGCCGAGCGGGTCGCGCCGGGGCGGGTGGTCGGGGTGGACGCCTCGGCGGAGGTGCTGGAGGAGGCCCGGGCGCTGTCCGAGCCGGCGGTGGGCCGGGTCGGGGGCGGCGGGGGCGCGCCGGCGTTCGTGGTCGGCGACGTCATGGCCCTGGAGTTCGCCGACGCCTCCTTCGACGTCGTGCACGCCCACCAGGTCCTCCAGCACCTCGCCGACCCGGTCGGCGCGCTCCGTGAACTCCGACGGGTCAGCCGGGGCGTGGTCGCGGCCCGGGACGCGGACTACGCGGCGATGACGTGGTACCCCCGCGTCCCGGCCCTCGACGACTGGCTGGCCCTCTACCAGCGGGTCGCCCGCGACAACGGCGGCGAGCCCGACGCCGGTCGCCGGCTGCTGTCGTGGGCCCGGGCCGCCGGGTTCGCCGAGGTGACCCCCGGGGCGTCGGTGTGGTGCTACGCGACGCCGGAGGACCGGGCCTGGTGGGGCGACCTGTGGGCGGACCGGATGGTGGACTCCGCGTTGGCCCGGCAGGCCGTGGCGCGGGGCTTCGCTGGCGAGGCGGACCTGCGGGCGATCGCTTCCGGCTGGAGGGAGTGGGCCGGATCCCCGGACGGGTGGTTCCTCGTGCCGCACGGGGAGGTGCTGGCCTGGGGCTGA